A stretch of Lysinibacillus agricola DNA encodes these proteins:
- a CDS encoding 50S ribosomal protein L25/general stress protein Ctc, whose protein sequence is MNTVLTVKKRDKGRHSSLTQLRQKGAIPGVVYGYQMESTAVSLNARQFAKMLSEFGHKSVFQLDVDGKRINAVLTEVQRCALKGNVKHVDFKSINMSEELEVDIPVTVSGNAIGVADGGFLLQPNREVRIKVNPSEIPETIEVDVTDVAIGTSLYVGDIREKFSFEILQEDDYTLVTITPPAAENVQEDTVDGTPEVIGGTGKNTEEA, encoded by the coding sequence ATGAATACTGTTTTAACTGTAAAAAAACGCGATAAAGGGCGTCATTCATCATTAACTCAACTCAGACAGAAGGGTGCTATACCAGGCGTCGTTTATGGCTATCAAATGGAGTCAACGGCGGTATCACTAAATGCCAGACAATTTGCAAAAATGTTATCTGAATTCGGTCATAAAAGTGTTTTTCAATTAGATGTTGACGGTAAGCGGATAAACGCAGTACTAACAGAAGTACAACGCTGTGCGCTAAAGGGCAATGTTAAGCATGTAGATTTTAAATCCATTAATATGTCAGAGGAACTAGAGGTCGATATTCCAGTAACGGTTAGTGGTAATGCTATTGGAGTTGCCGATGGTGGATTCCTATTACAGCCTAATCGTGAAGTTCGAATAAAAGTAAATCCATCTGAAATCCCTGAAACAATAGAGGTGGATGTGACTGATGTAGCCATCGGGACATCACTTTATGTAGGAGATATTCGCGAAAAGTTTTCCTTTGAAATATTACAGGAAGATGACTATACATTGGTGACGATTACACCTCCTGCCGCTGAAAATGTGCAGGAAGACACAGTGGATGGGACCCCTGAAGTAATCGGGGGTACTGGGAAAAATACAGAGGAAGCTTAA
- a CDS encoding thymidylate synthase yields MTELNKAEKYLIENLTRLANEGCMDDNPRPKWKDGTPAYSAFISPVFETYDISKGETPITELRPIAIKSAIREIEWIYKEQSNDLKLLRDNYNINWWNDFDIGDDSIGIRYGATVKKHDLMNNLLDGLMNNKFGRRHILSMWQNEDFKESDGLNPCCYQTMFTVRKVKDDFFLDMTLTSRSSDYLTAGHINRMQYLAFQMMIAKHTSMKVGKFNMLTQNLHVYDNHSDNAIEMLKRVEELKSREVQSQPKLILNVHDGTNFYDISEKDFELIDYNPILPQLKFELAV; encoded by the coding sequence TTGACAGAATTAAATAAAGCAGAAAAGTATCTGATTGAAAACTTAACTAGATTGGCTAATGAAGGATGTATGGATGATAATCCTAGACCAAAATGGAAAGATGGAACTCCTGCATATAGCGCATTTATCAGTCCAGTATTTGAAACATATGATATTTCAAAAGGTGAGACTCCTATTACAGAATTACGTCCAATTGCAATTAAAAGTGCCATTAGGGAAATTGAATGGATTTATAAGGAGCAAAGTAACGATTTGAAGCTTCTACGTGACAATTACAATATTAACTGGTGGAATGATTTTGATATCGGAGACGATTCAATCGGTATTAGATATGGTGCAACTGTAAAGAAACATGACTTAATGAACAATTTATTAGACGGTTTAATGAATAACAAGTTTGGTCGTAGACATATCTTATCAATGTGGCAGAATGAGGATTTTAAGGAATCAGATGGCTTGAACCCATGTTGCTACCAAACTATGTTTACAGTAAGAAAAGTAAAAGATGATTTCTTTTTAGATATGACATTAACATCTCGTAGCAGTGATTACCTAACAGCAGGACACATAAATAGGATGCAATATTTAGCGTTTCAAATGATGATAGCTAAACACACTTCAATGAAAGTTGGTAAGTTTAATATGCTAACTCAAAACCTCCATGTCTACGACAATCACTCTGATAACGCTATAGAAATGTTAAAGCGAGTAGAAGAATTAAAATCTAGAGAAGTTCAATCTCAACCTAAGTTAATTCTAAATGTCCATGACGGTACTAATTTTTATGACATTTCAGAAAAGGATTTTGAGTTGATTGATTATAACCCAATCTTGCCACAACTTAAATTTGAATTAGCTGTGTGA
- a CDS encoding DUF2399 domain-containing protein — translation MIEQFLASNFVKNREHLEVPPKYITDTIKQYTVAKQTARTYRNVSFLKVGQLTKTMPPQGLLNYKFTKNAKRKLSEDFSTIQSWITEGWIIEEIVFAQDGRTAKAIHYRIGPSLKYYFDAQNEQQTQKLENYALQLQKSADIQPIEELQQVVQQLNELVAMPIEKLTHTTQLLSHWSIEKRLRFLHFSIGFFQLANKGVLFDFKEIGATLFDKIGGSKVFDREQKEFIEELERVFSIQTSDCGLISLGKITPVFFAGELTGTFSQYQQGVIHALTDDAILKDTYKTEASIIWLVENRAILTRMAKETSFLQCTNAFILCLDGQIRSAHKMLIRQLVTTQTVIIWTDFDVAGLTIAKHAVQMINTPYKIIARDNRTFSDIEAYKKWLLGELEIAEHEQEQQLGDVEQWMKWIQ, via the coding sequence ATGATAGAACAATTTTTGGCTTCTAATTTTGTCAAAAATAGGGAGCACCTTGAAGTACCTCCAAAATATATTACCGATACAATTAAGCAGTATACGGTAGCGAAACAAACTGCACGAACATACCGCAATGTATCGTTTTTAAAGGTTGGTCAACTAACAAAAACAATGCCGCCGCAAGGGCTATTGAACTATAAATTCACAAAAAATGCAAAGCGGAAACTGTCAGAAGATTTTTCTACAATTCAGAGCTGGATTACGGAAGGCTGGATTATAGAGGAAATTGTTTTCGCGCAAGATGGACGTACCGCAAAAGCAATCCATTACCGGATTGGACCAAGTTTAAAGTACTATTTTGATGCACAGAACGAGCAGCAGACGCAAAAGTTAGAAAATTATGCATTGCAGTTACAAAAAAGTGCGGACATACAGCCAATAGAAGAACTTCAACAAGTTGTACAACAATTAAATGAACTTGTAGCAATGCCCATTGAAAAATTAACACATACGACACAGTTATTGTCCCATTGGTCGATTGAAAAACGATTACGTTTTTTACATTTTTCAATCGGCTTTTTCCAATTGGCAAATAAAGGCGTACTGTTTGATTTTAAAGAAATAGGTGCAACGCTTTTTGATAAGATTGGTGGCTCAAAAGTTTTCGACCGTGAGCAAAAAGAATTTATTGAAGAGCTAGAACGTGTTTTCTCTATTCAAACAAGCGATTGCGGTTTAATTAGTTTAGGGAAAATTACACCAGTCTTTTTTGCAGGTGAGTTAACGGGGACATTTAGCCAATATCAACAAGGTGTTATTCATGCATTAACCGATGATGCTATTTTAAAGGATACATATAAAACGGAGGCTAGTATTATTTGGCTTGTTGAAAATAGGGCAATCCTCACACGAATGGCGAAGGAAACTAGCTTTTTACAGTGTACAAATGCCTTTATTTTATGCTTAGATGGTCAAATAAGATCTGCGCATAAAATGTTGATTCGTCAACTAGTCACCACACAAACAGTAATTATTTGGACAGATTTTGATGTTGCAGGCTTAACAATAGCTAAGCATGCAGTACAAATGATTAATACACCGTATAAAATCATTGCTAGGGACAATCGGACTTTTTCTGATATCGAAGCCTATAAAAAATGGCTACTTGGCGAACTTGAAATAGCTGAGCACGAACAAGAGCAGCAATTAGGAGATGTAGAACAATGGATGAAATGGATACAGTAA
- a CDS encoding ribonucleoside-diphosphate reductase subunit alpha, with amino-acid sequence MSFKWLNENSRKFLEGGYLPEGVTPEQRLKDISKHAEKILGIKGFSDKFYDYLSKGYYSLSSPVWSNFGTSKGLSISCFGSNIDDNMANILYTHGEVGMMSKFGGGTSGYFGNLRHRGAAISDNGESSGSVHFMKMFETLIDVASQGNIRRGAFSPYLPIEHHDSEEFLKIGSEGDPIQKLTHGVTATDKWMKEMIAGDTEKRSLWAKVIQSRVEKGYPYIFFTDTVNNHTVDVYRDKGLRINHSNLCSEISLPNNDNWSFVCCLSSMNLLYFDEWKDTDAVETMTYFLDAVISEFISDLEVMRDSEDAEKRNAFTYMERAYNFAKDNRALGLGTLGYHSYLQSNMIPFESVEASQLNVRIARILQKKSLKASKELAKLFGEPEILKGYGRRNSTLLAIAPTTSSAFILGQVSQSIEPVWSNIYVKDVAKAKVTIRNPYLKKVLESYNKDDRETWISIRNNDGSVQHLNFLSDHEKEVFKTFSEIDQYVVLEQAALRQQYIDQSQSLNIMVNPKMSAKEINDLHIFAWKNKIKTLYYQHSTNAAQQFSKDKLCTACEA; translated from the coding sequence ATGTCATTTAAATGGTTAAACGAAAATAGTAGAAAATTTTTAGAGGGCGGATACTTACCCGAAGGTGTAACTCCTGAGCAACGATTGAAAGACATTTCAAAACATGCAGAGAAAATTTTAGGAATTAAAGGGTTTTCCGATAAATTCTATGACTATTTATCTAAAGGTTACTATTCGCTTTCATCTCCAGTGTGGTCTAACTTTGGAACATCAAAAGGCTTAAGTATTAGCTGTTTCGGAAGTAATATCGATGATAATATGGCTAACATTTTATATACACACGGAGAAGTAGGAATGATGAGTAAATTTGGTGGAGGTACTTCTGGTTACTTTGGGAATCTCCGACATCGAGGTGCTGCTATCTCTGATAATGGCGAATCTTCAGGATCAGTTCACTTTATGAAGATGTTTGAAACTCTAATTGACGTTGCCAGTCAAGGAAATATTCGCAGAGGAGCATTTTCTCCATATTTACCTATTGAACACCATGATAGCGAGGAATTTTTAAAAATTGGATCAGAAGGAGATCCTATTCAAAAATTAACTCATGGAGTAACTGCTACTGATAAGTGGATGAAAGAAATGATTGCAGGGGATACTGAAAAACGTTCACTATGGGCTAAGGTTATCCAGAGTCGCGTTGAAAAAGGCTATCCATATATTTTCTTTACAGATACAGTAAATAACCATACAGTAGATGTATATAGAGATAAAGGCTTAAGAATCAATCACTCGAATCTATGTTCAGAAATTAGCTTACCAAATAATGATAATTGGTCATTCGTATGTTGCTTATCTTCCATGAATCTACTATATTTTGATGAATGGAAAGATACTGACGCAGTCGAAACAATGACTTATTTCTTAGATGCAGTCATTTCAGAATTTATTAGTGACTTAGAGGTAATGCGAGACTCAGAAGATGCTGAAAAACGTAATGCATTTACATATATGGAGAGAGCATATAACTTTGCTAAAGATAACAGAGCCTTAGGACTTGGTACACTTGGTTATCATTCATATTTACAATCTAACATGATTCCATTTGAAAGTGTTGAAGCATCTCAATTGAATGTTCGTATTGCTCGTATTTTACAAAAGAAATCACTGAAAGCTTCAAAAGAATTAGCTAAATTATTTGGAGAGCCAGAAATTTTGAAAGGTTATGGTCGTCGCAACTCTACGCTATTAGCGATTGCACCCACTACAAGTTCAGCGTTTATCTTGGGACAAGTAAGTCAGTCGATTGAGCCTGTATGGTCTAATATTTATGTAAAAGATGTAGCAAAAGCAAAGGTGACTATTCGTAATCCGTACTTAAAGAAAGTCTTAGAGTCTTACAATAAAGATGACCGAGAAACATGGATTAGTATTCGAAACAATGATGGTTCGGTACAACATTTGAATTTCTTATCTGACCATGAAAAAGAAGTATTTAAGACGTTTAGTGAAATTGACCAGTATGTAGTTTTAGAACAAGCTGCATTACGTCAACAGTATATCGATCAAAGTCAATCATTGAATATCATGGTTAATCCAAAAATGTCAGCTAAGGAAATCAATGATTTACACATTTTCGCATGGAAAAATAAAATTAAAACTTTATATTACCAACATAGTACAAATGCTGCACAACAATTTAGTAAAGATAAATTATGTACTGCTTGTGAAGCGTAG
- a CDS encoding dihydrofolate reductase — protein MVINIIAAINKTNSIGKNGHLLHRIKKDMDRFRKLTTGNNAHPNICLMGKNTFLELDKSLDKRINVVLTSNKKFKAPKDVIVESSFDKVLNHYLHSGSQDKDLWICGGEKLFEQALPFSDKVYITYIHDNKKGDRYFPYEQVKQQFKIIHKEEHEENGLKFEFIDYVRKDDFNGENEKF, from the coding sequence ATGGTAATCAATATCATAGCAGCAATTAATAAAACGAACTCTATAGGTAAGAATGGACATTTACTACATAGAATTAAAAAAGATATGGATCGTTTTCGAAAACTTACAACTGGCAACAATGCACATCCTAATATTTGCTTGATGGGCAAAAATACATTTTTAGAATTAGATAAATCTCTAGATAAACGTATCAATGTCGTTTTAACTTCAAATAAGAAGTTTAAAGCACCTAAAGATGTTATTGTAGAATCGTCATTTGATAAAGTATTGAATCATTATCTACATAGTGGAAGCCAAGACAAGGATTTATGGATTTGTGGTGGAGAAAAACTGTTTGAACAAGCGTTACCATTCTCAGATAAAGTTTATATTACATATATTCATGATAATAAAAAGGGAGACAGGTACTTTCCTTATGAACAAGTTAAGCAACAATTTAAAATAATACATAAAGAAGAACACGAAGAAAATGGATTGAAGTTTGAATTTATTGATTATGTAAGAAAGGATGATTTTAATGGGGAAAATGAAAAATTTTGA
- a CDS encoding AAA family ATPase, producing the protein MIPYRLQFSGIRDYKPTRIVFGEADDHILITGPNGTGKSTISFCMGAVLYSSKIDLEGLRSNNLPSNQKWKAMAELTFKNEGPSRIDAAPFVSFRLVIEQDANRGALQREYQVLTGETEDALTVSDIYRSGDVNQRNFTTYKEDLQFKYKIDSDLFYLIWYQQEVNQFAVMAPEERFRRFSEMHNITEIQQSWETAIEGVKELEQELAAAKTVVKQAEFNLKLAKEEFDRLKNNKARLYDAGKAHILYTMTLVQLYNNQKQELKEKQKKHTDIHQDTEEKIIQIKKQIEKAKLLLQELHKKQLKMDEEKRSKSTLLEQLFKKRETLIATEQELKAQLVHTEEQRKQLRFTEDVTKANFNDAQQKLAIIERQYKQLQQQLINLTVQKDELNENRLTLKWELEEIEKAEQEAIALLAEHTSAHQVQQKITHLEQQIQDYYKKKVSLEQALENTTIEITQRENNQIYSARQLAGLQQFKQRDIPAYTFRDLVTLAEGATIEHENRLNSIKYTIFYDAKVKVAFNDVYHVSLRSIVPERFTTSLPAQKLVVRQGLSETEQNFAVKALWWVQQFFDMQAPKIEGDLLVDESGYRGAQEKNTVILNDKMLTEQLHKMRKQRTQLEVQLTAATTQFKENQLNLQKLNSIIKDVQKAEASVVDAEFKHHKLQYKAKLDEQFVALQKQEIQMTTALQNEQEKKIAIQFELEKLKAELGIYEQLGALKKVQEQLAKTKSELTEMNRTIDESNSTVNQLKEESYKLHDVCRQKESDIRSLKRDLTDAENDVQGTKKMLVKYQEEFEVAEASILQEQLCLEELATIIPDIFAEVQEVPLVINSTVTKLKNDNTTARINFENARAEKVNPEAERNYIAVKDDFDIKKETVDQTQEYLEIHRNRALENENRLETTINMNVLKINNLFSKYMDEFQFEGKIEYERFEDKKGRTIFKLYIKARKIGHSGRLEDVGTKARHGKLGKGVSGGEESLSSLLFALALLQNLNTSPSFIVLDEFDSALDEERKEKVFDLYVNELQRKLIILSPKAHDDHYYNKFSTVVVVEHDSAVPISRTKTIRLLTH; encoded by the coding sequence ATGATTCCCTATCGTCTGCAGTTTAGTGGTATACGTGACTATAAACCGACGCGCATCGTGTTTGGTGAAGCTGATGATCATATTCTAATCACCGGACCAAATGGAACAGGAAAATCAACTATTTCATTTTGCATGGGAGCGGTACTATATTCGTCAAAAATCGATTTAGAGGGCTTGCGTTCTAATAATTTACCAAGTAATCAAAAATGGAAAGCGATGGCGGAGCTAACCTTTAAAAATGAAGGGCCTTCTCGGATTGACGCAGCACCTTTTGTTTCATTTCGTTTAGTGATTGAGCAGGATGCAAATCGAGGCGCATTACAGCGTGAATATCAAGTCCTAACAGGAGAAACAGAGGATGCATTGACGGTCAGTGATATTTATCGTTCAGGTGATGTAAACCAACGTAATTTTACAACATATAAAGAAGATTTACAGTTTAAATATAAAATTGATTCAGATTTATTTTATTTAATTTGGTATCAGCAAGAAGTGAATCAGTTTGCTGTGATGGCGCCCGAAGAGCGTTTTCGTCGATTTAGTGAAATGCATAATATTACTGAAATTCAGCAATCGTGGGAAACGGCAATTGAAGGTGTTAAAGAGTTGGAACAAGAATTGGCAGCTGCAAAGACAGTTGTTAAGCAGGCTGAATTTAATTTGAAATTAGCAAAAGAAGAATTTGATCGTTTGAAAAATAATAAGGCTCGTTTATATGATGCAGGAAAAGCACATATCCTCTATACCATGACACTAGTCCAATTATACAACAATCAAAAGCAAGAACTTAAAGAAAAACAAAAGAAGCACACAGACATTCATCAAGATACAGAAGAAAAAATAATACAAATAAAGAAACAAATCGAAAAAGCAAAGCTCCTATTACAAGAGCTTCATAAAAAGCAACTGAAAATGGACGAGGAAAAGCGTTCAAAGTCAACATTGCTTGAGCAGTTATTCAAGAAACGAGAGACTCTGATTGCGACAGAGCAGGAATTAAAGGCGCAGCTTGTTCATACAGAAGAACAGCGTAAACAGCTTCGTTTTACAGAGGATGTAACAAAAGCGAATTTCAATGATGCACAGCAAAAACTAGCTATAATTGAACGGCAATATAAACAATTACAGCAGCAATTAATAAATTTGACTGTGCAAAAGGATGAGCTTAATGAAAATCGTTTAACCCTTAAATGGGAGCTAGAGGAAATCGAAAAAGCGGAACAGGAAGCAATCGCACTCCTAGCAGAGCATACGAGTGCTCACCAAGTACAACAAAAAATTACACATCTTGAACAGCAAATTCAGGATTATTATAAGAAAAAAGTTTCGTTAGAGCAGGCACTTGAAAATACAACAATTGAAATTACCCAACGTGAAAACAATCAAATATATTCTGCTCGTCAATTAGCGGGCTTACAACAATTCAAGCAACGAGATATCCCGGCTTATACATTCCGAGACTTAGTGACGTTAGCAGAAGGTGCCACAATAGAGCATGAAAATCGTTTAAATTCAATTAAATATACCATTTTCTATGATGCAAAAGTGAAAGTAGCGTTCAATGATGTGTATCATGTGTCATTGCGTTCAATTGTACCAGAGCGCTTCACCACTAGTTTACCAGCGCAAAAATTAGTTGTTCGACAAGGATTATCGGAAACAGAACAAAATTTTGCCGTAAAAGCATTATGGTGGGTGCAGCAATTTTTCGACATGCAAGCACCTAAAATCGAAGGCGATTTATTAGTAGACGAGAGTGGCTATCGAGGTGCACAAGAAAAAAATACAGTTATTTTAAATGATAAAATGCTGACAGAGCAGTTACACAAAATGCGCAAGCAAAGAACGCAGCTTGAAGTGCAGTTAACAGCAGCGACAACACAATTTAAAGAAAATCAACTCAACTTGCAAAAGCTAAATAGTATTATTAAGGATGTGCAGAAGGCAGAAGCAAGTGTTGTAGATGCCGAATTTAAGCATCATAAGCTACAGTACAAAGCAAAGCTGGACGAGCAGTTTGTAGCGCTTCAGAAGCAAGAAATCCAGATGACAACAGCTCTACAAAACGAGCAAGAGAAAAAAATAGCCATCCAATTTGAATTAGAAAAACTAAAAGCCGAGCTAGGTATTTATGAACAGCTTGGGGCTTTAAAGAAAGTGCAAGAACAGCTTGCTAAAACGAAATCAGAGTTAACAGAAATGAATCGTACTATTGATGAATCAAATAGCACAGTTAACCAATTGAAGGAAGAGAGCTACAAGCTTCATGATGTTTGTAGACAGAAGGAAAGTGATATTCGATCGCTTAAGCGTGATTTAACAGATGCGGAAAATGATGTGCAAGGTACGAAAAAGATGCTTGTCAAATATCAGGAAGAATTCGAAGTGGCAGAGGCCTCTATTTTGCAAGAACAACTTTGTTTGGAAGAGCTAGCAACAATTATTCCAGATATTTTTGCTGAAGTACAAGAAGTGCCTCTAGTAATAAATAGCACTGTGACAAAGCTGAAAAATGATAATACCACAGCCCGTATCAACTTTGAGAATGCGCGAGCTGAAAAAGTGAATCCAGAGGCGGAGCGTAATTATATTGCGGTAAAAGATGACTTTGACATAAAAAAAGAGACAGTAGATCAAACACAGGAATACTTAGAAATCCACAGAAATCGAGCATTAGAAAATGAGAATCGTCTTGAAACGACCATCAATATGAATGTTCTTAAAATTAATAATTTATTTTCGAAATATATGGATGAATTCCAATTTGAAGGAAAAATTGAATATGAACGTTTTGAAGATAAAAAAGGTCGTACGATTTTTAAATTGTATATTAAAGCACGGAAAATAGGTCATAGTGGCCGTTTAGAAGATGTTGGCACAAAGGCCAGACATGGTAAGCTTGGAAAAGGTGTGTCAGGCGGAGAAGAATCATTAAGCTCACTATTATTTGCACTAGCTTTGCTACAAAATTTAAATACTTCACCGAGCTTCATCGTCCTAGATGAGTTTGATAGTGCATTAGATGAGGAGCGGAAAGAAAAAGTGTTTGATTTATATGTAAACGAATTACAACGCAAGCTTATTATTTTATCTCCTAAGGCACATGATGACCATTATTATAATAAATTTTCAACTGTTGTCGTCGTCGAGCACGATTCAGCAGTTCCAATTAGTCGTACAAAAACGATTCGATTGCTCACGCATTAG
- a CDS encoding YjjG family noncanonical pyrimidine nucleotidase, with product MTKYETLLFDVDDTLLDFDLAENAALDRLFKQENIATTPTMIARYKEINESMWRAFERGEVSKNTLHNTRFSVALKEFGLDVDGEYLEAVFQKYLKEAHHYVDGAYEVIEQLADNYDLYVVSNGKTMTQNKRLEDANLAPFFKGIFISEQTGYQKPMPAFFDYVFERIDDINKDKTIIIGDSLTSDVKGGLQAGIDTCWFNIRDIENTSDIQPQYEIKKLHDLHLLLDNKIAIL from the coding sequence ATGACTAAGTATGAAACATTATTGTTTGACGTGGATGACACATTATTAGATTTTGATTTAGCAGAAAATGCAGCACTTGACCGTTTATTTAAACAGGAAAATATTGCAACAACTCCAACGATGATTGCGCGTTATAAAGAGATCAATGAGTCAATGTGGCGTGCTTTTGAACGTGGCGAGGTGTCTAAAAATACATTACATAACACTCGATTTTCGGTTGCGTTAAAGGAATTCGGCTTAGATGTAGATGGGGAGTACTTGGAAGCAGTCTTTCAAAAATATTTGAAGGAAGCACATCATTATGTTGATGGTGCCTACGAAGTAATCGAACAGCTTGCCGATAATTATGATTTATATGTCGTGTCAAATGGTAAAACAATGACTCAAAATAAACGACTAGAGGACGCAAATCTAGCTCCATTTTTTAAAGGCATTTTTATCTCAGAACAAACAGGCTATCAAAAACCAATGCCAGCCTTTTTCGACTATGTTTTTGAACGTATCGATGATATAAATAAAGATAAAACTATAATTATTGGGGATTCCTTGACATCGGATGTAAAAGGCGGACTACAAGCCGGAATTGATACATGCTGGTTTAATATACGTGATATTGAAAATACAAGCGATATTCAACCACAATATGAAATTAAAAAGCTTCATGATTTACATTTGTTGTTAGATAATAAAATTGCAATCCTATAA
- a CDS encoding recombinase family protein: MSLFSTKNKYNKTSKNTDVIEQNTISIGVLIRVSTDMQVEEGDSLEMQMDLANNHAKQIKGLIYKPYIEEGVSARKVRIENRNIIQELMQDIRDGKVNYVIAYKRDRMFRNTMEYIGFLQFLADYNVEIYLSASGEQQVDLEAFKFAGASKMMEVVMSMVAEMESATTATRVSDTMLMKAKKGEFTGGSAPIGYTFGKGQYKLELLPRAKKVIELVEELYLEGIGMLSIAKYLNGGKIRGKEQLKEPILKPIRIEESTVEEWNHKNIHTILFNPIYTGHFSYESKMNPDLDRVIERSELIEVCRTEEKQKKINSAYEKRKSGVSERVTLNTQFLLSGLVYCSECGERMTVITSQPKNAKKQFSYYTCRNKRSSKKDNCQHNTLYRKEVLEKIVVDIAKEKIQHLIKPDMIETIKLKLEADKFTYSSEADKVKKDIDKLQTKLDNITELVSELDDDLDLQIVYLKKQKDILHELNDMKEFYSTLEEKSIQDQDNSFNLEEFMGLAVKFGHAFDSAPIGVKKQMLNNLFSDIYINKGGDIRMMLKVGLSDIKGGKASNDGASDDLNEVISSIMGRSPPVIEIVLRCGISSKRFVNKSIGNASGSLFCNV; the protein is encoded by the coding sequence ATGAGTTTATTTTCAACTAAAAATAAATACAACAAAACATCAAAGAATACTGATGTCATCGAACAAAATACAATATCAATTGGCGTACTAATTCGAGTATCTACTGATATGCAAGTTGAAGAAGGTGACTCACTAGAGATGCAAATGGATCTTGCAAACAATCACGCAAAACAAATTAAAGGTTTGATATATAAACCTTATATTGAAGAGGGAGTATCTGCTAGGAAGGTAAGGATTGAAAATCGAAATATTATTCAAGAGTTAATGCAAGATATAAGAGATGGAAAAGTTAATTATGTCATTGCTTATAAGCGAGATAGAATGTTTCGTAACACAATGGAGTATATAGGATTCCTTCAATTTTTAGCAGATTACAACGTGGAAATCTATCTTTCTGCATCTGGTGAACAACAAGTAGACTTAGAGGCGTTTAAATTCGCAGGAGCATCTAAAATGATGGAAGTTGTCATGTCTATGGTTGCAGAAATGGAAAGTGCTACAACTGCAACTCGTGTGTCAGATACCATGTTAATGAAAGCTAAAAAAGGTGAATTTACAGGTGGAAGTGCGCCAATTGGATATACATTTGGTAAAGGACAATATAAATTAGAATTATTACCAAGAGCAAAAAAAGTAATTGAATTAGTAGAAGAACTATATTTAGAAGGAATTGGAATGCTCTCAATTGCAAAATATCTTAATGGTGGAAAAATAAGAGGCAAAGAACAACTAAAAGAACCGATATTGAAGCCAATACGAATAGAAGAATCTACCGTTGAAGAATGGAATCATAAAAATATTCATACGATATTATTTAATCCAATTTACACAGGTCATTTTTCGTATGAGAGTAAAATGAATCCAGATTTAGATCGTGTAATTGAGAGGTCTGAATTAATTGAAGTTTGTCGCACAGAAGAGAAACAGAAGAAGATTAATAGTGCCTATGAAAAAAGAAAATCAGGCGTAAGTGAAAGGGTGACATTAAATACTCAATTTCTATTATCAGGGTTAGTATATTGTTCTGAATGTGGAGAGCGAATGACTGTTATTACATCTCAACCTAAAAATGCTAAAAAACAGTTTTCCTATTACACTTGCCGAAATAAACGTTCATCAAAAAAAGATAATTGCCAACACAATACTTTATACAGAAAGGAAGTATTAGAGAAAATTGTTGTCGATATAGCTAAAGAAAAAATTCAACATTTGATTAAACCAGATATGATAGAAACAATTAAACTGAAATTAGAAGCTGATAAGTTCACTTATTCATCAGAGGCAGACAAAGTAAAAAAGGATATCGATAAACTACAAACAAAGTTAGATAACATTACTGAGCTTGTATCCGAATTAGATGACGACTTAGATTTACAAATTGTTTATTTAAAAAAACAAAAAGATATCTTACATGAATTGAATGATATGAAAGAATTTTATTCAACATTAGAAGAAAAATCTATTCAAGATCAAGACAACTCTTTTAACCTTGAGGAATTCATGGGATTGGCAGTTAAGTTTGGACATGCATTTGACAGTGCTCCGATAGGTGTGAAGAAGCAAATGCTGAACAATCTATTCTCAGATATTTATATTAATAAAGGCGGGGACATTCGTATGATGCTTAAAGTTGGGTTATCCGACATTAAAGGTGGCAAGGCTAGTAATGACGGCGCTTCAGATGACTTAAATGAAGTTATATCTTCTATAATGGGGCGTTCTCCGCCAGTAATCGAGATTGTTTTAAGGTGTGGAATTTCATCTAAACGCTTCGTTAACAAGTCGATTGGTAATGCTTCAGGGTCTTTATTTTGCAATGTATAA